aataatttttcatagataacctaaataagaagagatctgtctcacaaaatatgatctaTGAGATTGTATCACACGATTTTTTTCATTAAATGATATATAACTCGAAAACATGTTAGGTTAGATTTGAGGGTTTTCCAACGCATTTGTAATTGTCTCACGTAACGAGGTTAAGGATCACACGACTCCTTATCCGATTTCAAACGCTTTTCGGGTGACGTGTCGCCCTGTATTCCCCATTTCTCAATTCATACTTCGATACTTTCGTATTTCTTCATTTGCTGCGTGTCACTGATAATGTTCAAAACAGCTATTCCAttcaaaggtatgttctttcgTCGATGGGCATCTCACACTTGCTCAATTAAAGCAGTCGCATTATCATTCTGTTGCCATTTTTTGCTTTAAGTTTTTCCTAGCTGCATCAGAATTCTTGCATGTGTGACGGGTTTGTTTATGCGAATGTGAAGCTTGTGTAATCATGTATATTGCTGTAAAAGATTATGCAGTGCAATTCTTGGGCCAGAAATTGGTTCTTGGACTGAAGAAGTCTATTTCAGGAAATTGTAAAAGTGGACGTTTTTGGAGGGTTATGGCCTTTAGTATAAGTTTTCTTTGGAGGCTTTTTACCATTCTTGATTGCTCAAAGAGTTTAATATAATTAAGTTTGCATTTGGCAGTCATCATAGTGAAACATGGCTTTTCCTCTGTACTCGGGAGAGCTTTCGAATGGCCGAACCATTATCTTTCGTGCTAAATTGCCACTGGCTAAAAGAATGTGTTCCAATAAATGGAACCCCCGACACTTGGAATTGTCGAAAGCTCCTCAATTTTGTGAAGGGTTGGGGTTGAAATGCTCGAATCTGTTCTCTCGAGGAATGGATAGGATTTCTTCAACCTGTCCGAGTAATGCAATAATAGCTGAGGTGACTTGTACTTTTAGCCCTTTTTACTGCTTTTACAACATCGACTTTTACCTTTGGAACTCATCATAATGGAGATATTTGCAGGGCATAAAGAAAGTAAACTATGTAAGGGAGGTGACCCTCGTTGCATGGAAGGAATGGAGCTATATCGGGTGTGCAGCAGTCTTACTTTCATTGACATTGTTGATCATCCCTGCAGCTGATGCTGTGGATGCTCTCAAAACTTGTGCTTGCTTGTTGAAGGAATGCAGGTAAATAGACGGATACATGCTATGATGCTTGTGGAATGAGTAATTTTAGTAATTAGGAAGTGGCTTTAGGGTATCAACGCCCTGAAATCCCTTTACATGAGCAATCAGATCACTAAAAGTTGAAGTTCATTGCATTTCTCTATTTTGTGGTGGACTAATTTTTTAACATCTGGACATAGTGTTTACATGCTTGAAACCTAATGTGATTTTTCGAAGTTTTTGGCTTCTGGCTTTTGGTTTCCAGATTGGATTGTTATATTCAAAGGACTTGACTGATTGGTTCTGGATCTCCAAACACAATTAATTCTGCAAATATTGACTAATGGAAAAGGAAGATATATTTAGTAATATGAAATATAATATGAGAAATATATCAGCCAAAGATATATCCTTTTACAAGACGAATAAACTCACTCTCCTTGTCCCTAGCACAAGCTAGCAAGAACAAAacacaataaacatgaatgaaTCCCTTTCCCATTTCTCCCGCCTAATTTATCTTCTCCCCCTCCTAATCCCTTTCCTCTTCTCCAAGTTATTGTTTCTAGAATTCTCTTGATAAATGCAGAGGCCCAATTTATCTAGGCCCATGATACTAATCCCATCTTTAATAATCCAACCCAATTTTCTTAAGTGCCTAAACTTGACTAGAATTCATTCCTTGTCACCAAATATTCTTgatatttgaattaaattttgcATTGTAAGGGGCCATGAATGATTACTTCATCTTACGTTATCAAATTGCATGATGTTTGCACAGGTTAGAGCTTGCCAAATGCATAGCAAACCCATCATGTGCCGCTAACGTTGCTTGTCTTCAAACATGCAATAATAGACCTGATGAAACTGAATGCCAGGTAACACCGTCGTCGTCCTCTACCTTCATTGTGATTGTGTATCTGCCAGGTCGTCCTCGACCTTCATTGTGATTGTGTATCTGCCAGGTCCTTTTCTGATCAGAAGTAAATCATGTTTACACAGATCAAGTGTGGAGATTTGTTTGAAAATAGTGTCGTAGATGAATTCAATGATTGTGCGGTCTCACGAAAGAAATGCGTGCCTCGTAAATCTGATGTGGGTGAATTTCCGGCTCCTGACCCTGCCGTTCTTGTGCAAAACTTCAAAATCGATGACTTCAATGGAAAGTGGTATATAACTAGTGGTTTAAATCCTACATTTGACACCTTTGATTGCCAATTGCACGAGTTCCATACCGAGTCCAACAAACTTGTGGGGAACTTGTCGTGGCGGATAAAGACTCCAGATACTGGTTTCTTCACTCGATCAGCAGTCCAGAAATTTGTGCAAGACCCGAAATATCCTGGGATATTGTACAATCATGACAACGAGTTTCTTCACTACCAAGATGATTGGTAACTCTACTTTTTTAACATGATTCCATTATATTGCATCTGGCTGTGATGTATTAGCTGTGTTTGGTTGGATTTTGAGTGGAGATTGATTGCCAGACAAACTTTGAAAATTAGGTTTGTTTTTCTCAAAAAGTTTTACAAGCTATAGATTTTACGTTTCAAATCAATTATTCAACTTATAATAACATAATCACTTtgtctctctctttttttcccAACAATTGATAAGATTGTGTTTTGATTTAGATATTTGGATTTGTGGGAGAATTGAAATCCAAATGACTACGTTGGAAAGTGTGTTTGATATTGAAGAAAAAATATGCTTGAAACAAATAAAAAAGACTGAATAAAAGGCACCATAAGTTTTCATTCTTGAATACTGTACTTGCAAATGTTGCCTGGATTGTAACTGAATGATTAGCATCCGAAATGAACCTGAGCAGGTATATTCTCTCATCCAAGGTGCTTAATGAACCAGATGACTACATATTTGTGTACTATCGAGGAAGAAATGATGCCTGGGATGGATACGGAGGCGCTGTGCTATACACACGAAGTCCTGTTCTGCCTGAAAGCATTGTACCTCAAGTGGAAAAGGCGGCTCAAAGTGTCGGCCGTGATTTCAGCAAGTTCATCAAGACGGATAACACCTGTGGGCCGGAACCTCCCCTTGTCGAAAGAATAGAGAAGACGGTGGAGGAAGGCGAGGAGATAATCGTTAAAGAAGTTGAAGAGATTGAATCTGAGGTGGAGAAAGTGGCTAAAACTGAAATAAGCTTGTTCCAGAGACTGGCAGATGGATTTAAAGAGCTTTGGAAAGATAAAGACTATTTTTTGAGGGAGCTGAGCAAAGAAGAGATGGAGGTTTTGCGCGAGCTTAAAATGGAAGCTGCTGAGGTTGAGAAACTCTTTGGGAGAGCTTTACCAATAAGAAAATTAAGGTGAGTTATAGTAGTTTGTGTCGTACAAACAAAGTTTAATGAGAGCACAAAAACGCTGGAAATCCACGTTTGATCTTCTTGTTTCAATAACATTTTCTGTGTAAATTCCTGGCAATATATAGTCATAGCATTTCCCATTTTTGGTATATTGGATCCTTTCTTTTTTTATTGGTAGgatcattttcattttttggctaTCTGATTCCATGTATCATGAGACAATAaacaattttcgtaaaacgtAAATAAACATAATGTGGGACTAGATGTTAGAGTTTAGTTTTTCAGGCTCTCATCTAGTTGGCTTGGTGCGAGCATGATGAAATATTAATGGAGTAGACAGAGTCAGAACAGGGATCTAAGAACTAAGAGGTGTCAAATTCGGGAGGAACCATAAATGTGGAGATGCCCATAACAGTATACAAGATAGGGGTATTGGTCAAGGGGAGGAAAGTGATAAAGGGTTGTGCAGCAGTGACTGAACCTGGTGGTGACAGTTTTGTGGAAGGTTCTAACGGTCTCGCTGTTTTGTCCCAAAATGAACGAGGCAGTTTACCTCTTGAGAGAGACCCCACAGGCAAGGCCCTTCTACACCCAACAGTCAACACAAGATCCATATGTGGCGGAACAACAGGGTATTCTGCCTAACATTTAGTGCATTTTCCTTTTTTAAGAAAACCATCCTAAAACTAGTATCCAAAGTACCCGCCTCATATGTCCTTTGCAACTACCCTTGCTTTATTGCCTAGCTGCAAGTAGATCTCACCTTCTCTCAGTCTCCTGCTTCTCGTCATCAATAGCACATAATTTTGTAAAGCATAGCCCATATTAATAGAGTCAATAAAAGCATTAAACTCATTACAAACCCGAAAAACCATTCATTACGAACACTGTGAAGTATGCTTGAACTCGTATGTGTTTCTTATGTTATGAATCGAAAGCTTGAGATCtttgaatataaaaaaattaattttcgcTGCGCTTAGTTCTGAAATTCCAAAGAATGCTGACAGCACTAACCATTCTAGCATCTTTACCCCTTGCTTGTTTAGGCCTATTTCTTGTGTTCTTTTGCAGGTATGAAATTCCTTGCTGTGATTCGCCTATTTCAGCCTATACATATGCTTGAATATTAgattcccccccccccccccccccccccccccggtTAGGTGTTCTACACAATCTTGAAATGGCTGCTGACACTTCGAAGGACCACAAGAAGCAAAATAAAGTTCACAAATTGATTAATCTACCAAAAAAAAAGGTCCTTCGTTTGGGAAGCAGTATCCAAATCAGAGTAACAGAGCCAGTGCCAGAATATGAATGAATGGTGGACCAATTTATGGCTACACCAGTGGGGATGACTGAATATATATGCTGATAATAACTCTCAATCTAGTTGCAACAACAGTACTCAGAAAGAAATCAACACGGAAGGCTTTAAGATATAGTGGATGATCGAGTAAAAGTTTCTTTAAAAGAAGTTGAAGGTTTACATCTCTAATCTGGGTGTTATGAGGCACAAAATCGAACCTATTCATCCTTGCTTAATCCAATTTATAAGAAGTTGAAGATTTACATCTAATCTAGGTAGTATGAGACACAAATGCAAAATTATGCATCCTTTCAAGAATCCCACTTGCTTTCCTCTTTGCCCTTGAAGTTCCTGTTTGTGCTACCTGAGTGAGAATTTCACATGCATTCTCGACCCCCCTAATCTCCCTTAACTTTCTTCTATCATTATAACACATTGTGTAAAGAATCGCGACACAAGTTTCCTTGTTATGTTCATCAGTGTTGTCCATAAGTATATTGAAAAAGTGGACTATCCCACCGTGCTCTTCTATCTGTTCGATAGCCTTGTGATGACTAGAAAGTTTAGCAAGAATCTTCAACATTTCATCTGTAAGTATAGAACCTGTAATCTTGCACATCAAAACAGCAATAGCTCCTTCAGAAATAGCTTTCTCCCGATTCTCAACCACAGTGCAAAGATTTTTCAGAGCTAAGGCTGCATCCTTTGAAACCAGCGGATGCCCTTCTTCAAGAAGATCAATTAAGAGCTTAACAACGCCCAATTTTCCTAATTCGTGTTTCTTTGAGTCAAGGGCTGATAATAAAGAAAGTACCACAGCAGCATGGCTTTTAATTTCAGTCCTATTGACTTTTAAAGACTCCATTACGAGTGACACCGCTGATGGAATTTCAGATACCATATTCATGACGTCATTGTCATGAATGGATATATTCAAAATCGTTGCAACAAAATCTTCTTGAAGATCATCATCAGAGTATATCTCCTTGAGTAAAATTGGATTGAATAACTGAGGAATGGCGTATGAAACATCTGCAAAAAGAGCTTTGAAAGATGGAAATCTATTTGTGAGCATTCGGAGTTCTTTTCCTGCACTTTTGGCATCAGAAAGAGAAGAGGATGATAACTTTTCGAGAAGTTCAATCAGATGATCCGAGTTTTTGGCTGTATTTTCTTGATCGTTATCAATTATCCTGCATGGCACCTCACAGTTATGCAACTTGCACCATTTCACCACCATATTCTTGATTGAGAGATTCGGTATAAGAACAGTATGGGGCAGTAATTGATTTGTCCGAGGGCACGTCTGATGGCCATCTTTCAGCCCTTTCTGGATAAATGGCTGATCATATGTCTGCAAGATTCCAACCCAAAAATCTCATCACGTATCATCCAAAACGCATAGAACAATATGGTATTATAGGCTTCAATAATGGGCAAAGGCAGACATATTTcactttttaaatttaaattcaaaACTTTGGATATATCAAGAAATGCTTTGGATACATCAAGAAGAGCTTTTTAATCCCATTCATTAATCCAAGAAAAGTTGAAGTAAAATCTAGTTTTTGCCTCAGTATTGTTCATTCGTCTTCCATTCATAATATATCCAAAAACTTGAGTCACATACCTTTCTTTCCCCATCAAATATAGAACTAACCATCAACTAAAAATTTAACAAACTAGCAACTGATTATTATAAAAACAGTGCTAATAATAAAATGTGCTGACATCGAAAGATGAGTATAAAAATGCAAAGATAAAACGAAAGAAGATCATAGGTACTCCATATCCAAGATTCACAAACAATTTCCTTTTTTTCTCATCGCACAACGAACAAACAAAAATCCAAGCCGATCCAACCTGACCAGAGGCTAAAACAACAGGTTCTTTGAAGAGAAGCCCAGAAATCGGGCACCTGAATTCAACAGGTACCCCTTCAGAATCCTCGCTCAAGCCATAGAGACCCTTCAATTTCTCAGATTCTTGGGGCTGATTTGACTTTGAGTTTCTAAGTACAAACAAAGTTCTTATTGCATGATCAGTAACCTCCAAACAGTAATAATCATCACTCTCATCTTCTTCTACAATGGCTTCCACCAATCTTTGCAACTCTTTCTTGAGCTCTGTAGCACCCTTTGCTCCTCCTCCTTTTTCGGCCATTCTCCAGGCATGAATTATATCAACAGAATTTGAACTGAGGATTGCGAGATTGTTTCTCTAAAATTCATACTTTTCTTGCTTTTCTTTTTCGTTTTATCATCACTGCCACACTCATATGAAAAACggtttaataataatatattattattataaaaaaatttgttggtaGTTTTTCACTTTAAATTTCGATTtgatttatatattgtatgGTCCTTTCCATATTCAATATCTGATAAATTGCCAATTCTTCTTATGTTCACGAGTTCTTGAATTTTGTTGATTTGGATAGAAATAGAAAATTTGTGTTTTTTTCTGGGTCGGTATGTCTGCCTATTTGGTGGCAGCATGAGGCGGCAcgtgttttttttttcgttaaaaaaataatattagcaatctatattttctaaattaaaaaaaaaaaaacatttcttgataattaagtAAAGAGGGTAGATGCAACGTTTTTGTACAAGTCTATTATTAGAAAAAGGTTGGTTGGTCTAAATAAATTAATCCATCAAATAAATAGACTTGAATTGGGTGTTTTCATGCGTGTAACTTCTTCTTACAAGTTCGACATCTTTTCCTTTATATCATGTAATAAGAGTAGgttttatgtgagaccgtctcacggatcttaatccgtgagacgggtcaaccctacccatatttacaataaaaagtaatactcttagcataataagtaatactttttcatggattacccaaataagagatccgtctcacaaatataacccgtgagaccgtctcacacaagtttttgcccatgtaataattaaagtttggtttatatttttatttttagtgtattttatttagaatGTTGATACGACATCTTTCACACTTCTTAATGTTTGATGTCATATCATCGATATGGGACGTTAGGTTAATAATCCGTTTATCAATTTATGATATCACATTAGCATATCAACGAGATTagattaaaatcaaattttgattacTTATAAATCCTAAAGCGAAAATATGTTAGGATGatgaattttgtaatttttcaagatatttttgcctctataattttattttctctttTGTTTTAGTGGTTAGTTTTTCAATGCTGtgacctttttttaaaaaaataattgtttCTCTATATAAAAAgtgacatcaattaaaaatgtcaggataactaatttaatatgttttttttattttacacattattaattttttacaagtgtcattattaagtatttataacaacatttaattaaaagtgtACAAAAAAGTGTCACAACAACCATTTATTGTTGTAGTGAAATTTCCTCGTTTTCAAGATTTGTTTTTTAGTGGC
This genomic interval from Primulina eburnea isolate SZY01 chromosome 16, ASM2296580v1, whole genome shotgun sequence contains the following:
- the LOC140816682 gene encoding violaxanthin de-epoxidase, chloroplastic, coding for MAFPLYSGELSNGRTIIFRAKLPLAKRMCSNKWNPRHLELSKAPQFCEGLGLKCSNLFSRGMDRISSTCPSNAIIAEGIKKVNYVREVTLVAWKEWSYIGCAAVLLSLTLLIIPAADAVDALKTCACLLKECRLELAKCIANPSCAANVACLQTCNNRPDETECQIKCGDLFENSVVDEFNDCAVSRKKCVPRKSDVGEFPAPDPAVLVQNFKIDDFNGKWYITSGLNPTFDTFDCQLHEFHTESNKLVGNLSWRIKTPDTGFFTRSAVQKFVQDPKYPGILYNHDNEFLHYQDDWYILSSKVLNEPDDYIFVYYRGRNDAWDGYGGAVLYTRSPVLPESIVPQVEKAAQSVGRDFSKFIKTDNTCGPEPPLVERIEKTVEEGEEIIVKEVEEIESEVEKVAKTEISLFQRLADGFKELWKDKDYFLRELSKEEMEVLRELKMEAAEVEKLFGRALPIRKLR
- the LOC140817505 gene encoding U-box domain-containing protein 9-like; translation: MAEKGGGAKGATELKKELQRLVEAIVEEDESDDYYCLEVTDHAIRTLFVLRNSKSNQPQESEKLKGLYGLSEDSEGVPVEFRCPISGLLFKEPVVLASGQTYDQPFIQKGLKDGHQTCPRTNQLLPHTVLIPNLSIKNMVVKWCKLHNCEVPCRIIDNDQENTAKNSDHLIELLEKLSSSSLSDAKSAGKELRMLTNRFPSFKALFADVSYAIPQLFNPILLKEIYSDDDLQEDFVATILNISIHDNDVMNMVSEIPSAVSLVMESLKVNRTEIKSHAAVVLSLLSALDSKKHELGKLGVVKLLIDLLEEGHPLVSKDAALALKNLCTVVENREKAISEGAIAVLMCKITGSILTDEMLKILAKLSSHHKAIEQIEEHGGIVHFFNILMDNTDEHNKETCVAILYTMCYNDRRKLREIRGVENACEILTQVAQTGTSRAKRKASGILERMHNFAFVSHTT